A DNA window from Paraclostridium bifermentans contains the following coding sequences:
- a CDS encoding response regulator transcription factor: MGENILIVDDDREIVDAIEFYLKPEGFNILKAYDGLEAIENLIDSNIDLVIMDVMMPNMDGLKATLKIRENNNIPIILLSAKDQDMDKILGLNMGADDYITKPFNPLELIARVKSQLRRFINLNTMGENTHISSCANAILSSGGLYLNKDTKVVTLDGENIKVTPIEFKILEFLLKNKGIVFSSKDIYEHVWAEIAYNCEKTVAVHIRRIREKIEINSKDPKYLKVVWGIGYKIEKITY, from the coding sequence ATGGGTGAAAATATATTAATAGTTGATGATGATAGAGAAATAGTTGATGCTATTGAATTTTATCTAAAACCAGAGGGGTTTAATATTTTAAAAGCATATGATGGATTGGAAGCTATTGAGAATTTAATAGATAGTAATATAGATTTAGTTATTATGGATGTTATGATGCCAAATATGGACGGACTTAAGGCTACTCTTAAAATCAGAGAAAATAACAATATTCCTATAATACTTTTATCTGCAAAAGATCAAGATATGGATAAAATCTTAGGATTAAACATGGGTGCTGACGATTATATAACTAAACCATTTAATCCATTAGAACTTATAGCTCGTGTTAAGTCTCAACTCAGAAGATTTATAAACTTAAATACAATGGGTGAAAATACACATATTTCTAGTTGTGCTAATGCAATTTTAAGTAGTGGTGGGCTTTACCTTAATAAAGATACAAAAGTAGTTACTTTAGATGGGGAAAATATTAAGGTTACTCCTATTGAATTTAAAATTTTAGAATTTTTGCTTAAAAATAAAGGAATTGTTTTTTCTTCTAAAGATATTTATGAACATGTGTGGGCTGAAATAGCTTATAATTGTGAAAAAACTGTAGCTGTTCATATTAGAAGGATTAGAGAAAAGATAGAAATTAACTCAAAAGATCCTAAATATTTAAAGGTGGTGTGGGGAATTGGTTACAAAATCGAAAAAATTACTTATTAA
- a CDS encoding ABC transporter permease, which translates to MKKNLNLGVRYMKAYKARSFAIILSIILSVGMIVGVLTLTKTEKMNELQTMKYNTGIYHTTFKDLDYNQLEKIEKSNDVENVGAFNFHGITTDKEKQSVIMLNCNDDYIISNSKLEKGRLPKEKNEIVAEEWVLKNLGIQPTLNQNIKLNIEDINKNVKDEKFKLVGIIKDRPTEKQVAKMQMYLPLQKGSEHLEVGVAFNEKIDIQNYSLELAKKANINKDNIGIQEDFISISNDANNISLDNILSVLVISLICGIVIYSIFNISIYKRFREYGVLRAIGARNSKVFKLILNELMTLGIIGMPIGLLGGLGASLIAYKKSSELKTSIALDGKIINSHMVYPVFEIILAILFMVLILLLISLFTYRKINKLSIIDSIKGNRKENSIKRNRVSVKDLSKYMKTYKAISFKNILRNKKRFIMIVLSMSICGILFINSNYRLHLSQEDDFTSNRDNYSNSDMRVDVYGSENQKDGLSKKDIKQIEKVEGVKEVVKSQIMNGRMVIKKGDIANEGYFDSINKSIRGNNLFKGYLVKDKINDELILKQNLRGYDEQALKELNNYLVEGNIDIDKMKKEDLAVVYVPMVTEEKFDGGVSYNKVDNGKPVANLKVGDTVKVKFREDGEKSVEACRLEDTDGKYIEKEFKVGAVVSYPFMAEDTYTSDECIDVIVSEGAFSKATNSKAYQAINVNLKEGANDKKVYDEILKTTIKVKGAMARNIIEEKRNSDAMYEKSRVFNAAIVVVLFVIAVVNVVNNISQSIVDRTNEFGMLRAVGLNNKDFRKMIIFEGIIYTAISSLIIIFVSLILNKTTYDSFGVSKFGIEFSIRYIDYISIIVINALIGVLATYLPAKKLEKVSVVEMININE; encoded by the coding sequence ATGAAAAAAAATTTAAACTTAGGAGTTCGATATATGAAAGCCTATAAGGCTAGGTCATTTGCAATTATACTAAGTATCATTTTATCAGTAGGTATGATAGTTGGAGTATTAACTTTAACAAAAACAGAAAAAATGAATGAACTACAAACAATGAAATACAATACGGGAATATATCATACAACATTCAAGGACTTAGATTACAATCAGTTAGAAAAAATTGAAAAATCTAATGATGTAGAAAATGTAGGTGCTTTTAATTTTCATGGAATTACAACAGATAAAGAAAAACAATCTGTAATAATGTTAAATTGTAATGATGATTATATAATATCAAATTCAAAGCTTGAAAAAGGAAGGCTCCCAAAAGAAAAAAATGAAATAGTAGCTGAAGAATGGGTTTTAAAAAACTTAGGAATACAGCCTACATTAAATCAAAATATAAAGCTTAATATTGAAGATATAAACAAAAATGTAAAAGATGAGAAATTTAAGTTAGTAGGAATTATAAAAGATAGACCTACTGAAAAGCAAGTAGCTAAAATGCAAATGTACTTACCTCTTCAGAAGGGAAGTGAACATTTAGAAGTTGGAGTAGCTTTTAATGAGAAAATAGATATACAAAATTACTCTTTAGAACTTGCAAAAAAAGCTAATATAAATAAAGACAATATAGGGATTCAAGAAGATTTTATATCAATTTCAAATGATGCAAACAATATTAGTTTAGATAATATATTGAGTGTATTAGTTATAAGTTTAATATGCGGAATAGTTATATACAGTATTTTTAATATATCTATATATAAAAGATTTAGAGAATATGGAGTATTAAGGGCAATAGGAGCTAGAAATTCAAAGGTATTTAAATTGATATTAAATGAATTAATGACTTTAGGTATTATAGGGATGCCTATAGGGCTTTTAGGAGGATTAGGAGCATCTTTGATAGCCTATAAAAAATCAAGTGAATTAAAAACAAGTATAGCTTTAGATGGAAAAATTATAAATTCACATATGGTGTACCCCGTATTTGAAATAATACTAGCTATATTGTTTATGGTTTTAATATTACTTTTAATATCACTTTTTACATATCGAAAGATAAATAAGTTATCTATTATAGACTCTATAAAAGGTAACAGAAAAGAAAATAGCATAAAAAGAAATAGGGTAAGTGTTAAAGATTTAAGTAAATATATGAAAACATATAAAGCTATATCTTTTAAAAACATATTAAGAAATAAAAAACGATTTATAATGATAGTTTTATCTATGAGTATATGCGGAATTTTATTTATAAACTCAAACTATCGTTTACATTTGTCTCAAGAAGATGATTTCACATCAAATAGAGACAATTACAGCAATTCAGATATGAGAGTAGATGTCTATGGAAGTGAAAATCAAAAAGATGGTTTAAGTAAAAAAGATATAAAACAAATTGAAAAGGTAGAAGGTGTGAAAGAAGTAGTAAAATCTCAAATAATGAATGGAAGAATGGTTATAAAAAAAGGGGATATAGCTAATGAAGGTTATTTTGACTCTATAAATAAATCTATCAGAGGAAATAACCTTTTTAAAGGATATCTTGTAAAAGACAAAATAAATGATGAGTTGATATTAAAACAAAATCTTAGAGGATATGATGAACAAGCTTTGAAAGAATTAAATAATTATTTAGTAGAAGGAAACATAGATATTGACAAAATGAAAAAAGAAGATTTGGCAGTAGTTTATGTTCCTATGGTTACTGAAGAAAAATTTGATGGGGGTGTAAGTTATAATAAGGTTGATAACGGTAAGCCTGTTGCAAATTTAAAGGTAGGTGATACTGTTAAAGTTAAATTTAGAGAAGATGGAGAAAAGTCTGTAGAGGCATGTAGATTAGAAGATACTGATGGTAAGTACATAGAAAAAGAATTTAAAGTAGGAGCAGTAGTTAGCTATCCATTTATGGCAGAAGATACATACACAAGTGATGAGTGTATAGATGTAATAGTAAGTGAAGGTGCATTTTCTAAAGCAACAAATAGTAAAGCTTACCAAGCTATAAATGTAAATTTAAAAGAAGGTGCAAATGACAAAAAGGTTTATGATGAAATACTAAAAACTACTATAAAAGTTAAAGGGGCTATGGCTAGAAATATAATTGAAGAAAAGAGAAATTCTGATGCAATGTATGAAAAATCTAGAGTTTTTAATGCCGCTATAGTAGTAGTGCTATTTGTAATTGCGGTTGTGAATGTAGTAAATAATATAAGCCAAAGCATAGTAGATAGAACTAATGAATTTGGAATGTTAAGAGCAGTAGGACTTAATAATAAAGACTTTAGAAAAATGATAATATTTGAAGGGATTATATATACAGCAATATCTAGTTTAATAATTATATTTGTATCTTTAATTTTAAATAAAACAACATATGACTCGTTTGGAGTGTCAAAGTTTGGGATTGAATTTAGTATAAGATATATAGATTATATATCGATAATAGTAATAAATGCATTAATTGGAGTACTTGCAACTTACTTACCTGCTAAAAAATTAGAAAAAGTAAGTGTAGTTGAAATGATAAATATAAATGAATAA
- a CDS encoding ABC transporter ATP-binding protein codes for MSILETINLSKTYGNKESKVNALNNVNINIEKGEFVAIIGPSGSGKSTLLHLLGGLEKISSGSIKVNGKDISKLKDIELAEYRRKEVGFVFQQYNLIPVLNVEENIELPLMLGNDDIDEIYISELIDVLGLKDRKNHLPSQLSGGQQQRVAIGRALSTKPSIILADEPTGNLDSKTTDEVMDLLKKSIRKFKQTLIVITHDINIAKKADRIINIVDGTIKI; via the coding sequence ATGTCAATTTTAGAAACTATAAATTTATCAAAAACTTATGGGAATAAAGAAAGTAAAGTAAACGCATTAAATAATGTTAACATAAATATAGAAAAGGGAGAATTTGTTGCAATAATAGGGCCTAGTGGAAGTGGTAAAAGTACACTTCTTCACTTGCTAGGAGGGCTTGAGAAGATAAGTAGTGGAAGCATAAAAGTAAATGGAAAAGATATTAGTAAGCTAAAAGATATTGAACTAGCAGAATATAGAAGAAAAGAAGTTGGGTTTGTATTTCAACAATACAATTTAATTCCAGTACTAAATGTAGAAGAAAATATAGAACTTCCACTAATGTTAGGTAACGATGATATAGATGAAATATATATAAGTGAACTAATAGATGTTTTAGGGCTTAAAGATAGAAAAAATCATCTGCCTAGTCAATTATCAGGAGGACAACAACAAAGGGTTGCAATAGGAAGGGCATTATCAACAAAGCCAAGTATAATTCTTGCAGATGAGCCTACAGGAAACTTAGACAGTAAAACAACAGATGAAGTAATGGATTTATTAAAGAAATCTATAAGAAAGTTTAAACAAACATTAATAGTTATAACTCATGATATAAATATAGCTAAGAAAGCAGATAGAATAATTAATATAGTAGATGGAACTATAAAAATATAA
- a CDS encoding SAM-dependent methyltransferase: protein MNNLDKIFIKEFLSKLDTNPFEVKLWDGEEFLVGEGNPSFKVCFNNPLSKKDLLTSTSLTLGEAYMRGDITIDGDLLLTLDTLFGCQKDHFHTNFAKLGKIFSKAGNEKKQKSEVCYHYNLGNNFYSLWLDKTLSYSCAYFKNETDTLYEAQMNKIHHILKKLQLSEGETLLDIGCGWGYLLIEAAKKYKIKGTGITLSEEQYKKFQERIKEEGLEDYLEVKLMDYRDLEHSGMSFDKIVSVGMLEHVGREHYDLYLKNVNSVLKPKGLFLLHYISGLTESPGDAWIKKYIFPGGVIPSLREIIDIFPKYDFYTLDVESLRRHYTRTLIEWYKNFDKERDTVKGMFGEEFVRMWDLYLTSCAACFNNGVIDLHQILISKGVNNDIKMTRAYMYED, encoded by the coding sequence ATGAATAATCTAGATAAAATATTTATTAAAGAATTTCTTTCAAAGCTTGATACTAATCCATTTGAGGTTAAGCTTTGGGATGGAGAAGAATTTTTAGTCGGAGAAGGAAACCCTTCTTTTAAAGTTTGTTTCAATAATCCACTAAGTAAAAAAGATTTACTTACTAGCACATCATTAACTCTAGGTGAAGCTTATATGCGTGGTGACATTACCATTGATGGAGACCTATTACTTACTCTCGATACTTTATTTGGTTGTCAAAAAGATCATTTCCACACTAACTTTGCTAAGCTTGGTAAAATATTTTCAAAAGCTGGTAATGAAAAGAAACAAAAATCTGAAGTTTGCTATCATTACAATCTAGGTAATAACTTTTACAGTCTTTGGTTAGACAAAACACTTAGCTACTCTTGCGCTTATTTCAAAAACGAAACTGATACACTTTATGAAGCTCAAATGAATAAAATACATCATATATTAAAGAAACTACAGTTATCTGAGGGCGAAACTCTACTTGATATAGGATGTGGATGGGGTTATCTTCTTATAGAAGCCGCAAAAAAATATAAAATAAAAGGTACTGGTATTACTTTAAGCGAAGAACAATACAAAAAATTCCAAGAAAGAATAAAAGAAGAAGGTCTTGAGGATTATTTAGAAGTTAAATTAATGGACTATAGAGATCTTGAACATTCTGGAATGTCTTTTGATAAAATAGTTAGTGTTGGAATGCTTGAACATGTAGGGCGTGAACATTATGATTTATACTTAAAAAATGTTAATAGCGTTTTAAAACCAAAAGGTCTTTTCTTATTACATTATATAAGCGGTCTTACAGAATCTCCTGGTGATGCATGGATAAAAAAATATATATTCCCTGGTGGAGTTATTCCTTCTTTACGCGAAATTATAGACATATTCCCTAAATACGATTTCTATACTTTAGATGTAGAAAGTTTAAGAAGACATTATACAAGAACTCTAATTGAGTGGTATAAAAACTTTGATAAAGAAAGAGATACTGTAAAAGGAATGTTTGGAGAAGAGTTTGTGAGAATGTGGGATTTATACCTTACTTCTTGTGCTGCTTGCTTCAATAATGGAGTAATAGACTTACATCAAATTTTAATAAGCAAAGGTGTTAACAACGATATTAAAATGACTAGAGCTTATATGTACGAAGATTAA
- a CDS encoding MATE family efflux transporter yields the protein MENSLARSFKFSSLIKFTIPSIVMLVFISLYTIVDGVFVSRFVNTDALSAVNIVYPFLNIVIAVAVMLATGGSAVIAKKLGENKSREAKENFTLIVLIGFILGILISLIGFIFSNKILNLLGSTDELYKYCIDYFSALLIFAPAFIVNLLFQYLTITAGKPKVGLTLTIIGGLTNMILDYIFIVPMNMGISGAAIATGMGNLIPAVLGTIYFMKKKSIIHFVKPRFDLKVILKACSNGSSEMVTNLSTGVTTMLFNLAMMKLLGADGVAAITIVLYGEFLINSAYIGFSSGVAPIISYNYGNDNKSELKKIIKYSIRFILMSSVTLFIIAILFAPNIVGIFSPKGTSVFDIGYKGFSLFSLSFLFTGINIFSSAMFTAFSNGKISAAVSFLRTFVFIISGILILPRFLGVNGVWLAVPIAEVLSMIISVTFIYRYRNVYGYGKETETHKENKEKSYKDIKEF from the coding sequence ATGGAAAATTCATTAGCAAGAAGTTTTAAATTTTCATCACTTATAAAGTTCACTATACCATCTATTGTTATGTTGGTGTTTATATCTTTATATACGATTGTAGATGGGGTGTTTGTATCTAGATTTGTAAATACAGATGCATTGTCAGCAGTTAACATAGTATATCCGTTTTTAAATATTGTAATAGCTGTTGCGGTAATGTTAGCTACAGGTGGAAGTGCAGTGATAGCTAAAAAATTAGGAGAAAATAAAAGTAGAGAAGCTAAAGAAAACTTTACTTTAATTGTATTGATAGGATTTATTTTAGGAATTTTAATATCTTTAATAGGATTTATATTTTCTAATAAAATTTTGAATTTATTAGGGTCTACAGATGAGTTGTATAAGTATTGTATAGACTATTTTTCTGCGCTTCTTATATTTGCGCCAGCATTTATAGTCAACTTATTATTTCAATATCTAACAATAACAGCAGGAAAGCCAAAAGTAGGGCTTACTTTGACTATAATTGGTGGTCTTACTAATATGATTTTAGATTATATATTTATAGTTCCAATGAATATGGGAATATCTGGAGCAGCTATTGCAACTGGTATGGGAAATTTAATACCAGCAGTACTTGGAACTATATATTTTATGAAAAAGAAATCTATTATTCATTTTGTAAAACCAAGATTTGATTTAAAGGTAATATTAAAAGCGTGTTCTAATGGTTCTTCAGAGATGGTTACAAATCTTTCAACTGGAGTAACTACTATGTTATTTAATTTAGCAATGATGAAATTATTAGGAGCAGATGGAGTAGCAGCTATAACTATAGTTTTATATGGAGAATTTTTAATAAATTCTGCATATATAGGATTTTCTTCTGGAGTTGCGCCAATTATAAGTTATAATTATGGTAATGATAATAAATCAGAACTTAAAAAAATAATTAAGTACAGTATAAGATTTATATTAATGAGTTCAGTTACTTTATTTATAATTGCAATATTATTTGCTCCAAATATAGTAGGAATATTCTCGCCTAAAGGAACTAGTGTGTTTGATATAGGATATAAAGGTTTTTCACTTTTCTCACTAAGTTTTTTATTTACGGGAATAAATATTTTCTCATCAGCTATGTTTACAGCATTTTCAAATGGGAAAATATCAGCAGCTGTATCATTCTTAAGAACATTTGTATTTATAATATCAGGAATATTAATTTTACCTAGATTTTTAGGTGTAAATGGAGTATGGCTTGCAGTACCAATAGCAGAAGTTTTATCTATGATAATTTCTGTGACTTTTATATATAGATATAGAAATGTTTATGGATATGGAAAAGAAACTGAAACTCATAAAGAAAATAAAGAAAAGTCATATAAAGATATAAAGGAGTTTTAG
- a CDS encoding pentapeptide repeat-containing protein, with protein sequence MKNKIQEPKISNNLGIPTNVIDEIFEEEYLENKIIENTTISGIYEVRLSLNSCIFKNVEFESCDFRKIDITDVIFENCNLSNINFDDSGIYRTKFVNCKLTGTLFEDAILKDVEFKDCLGRYSNFSFSKFKGVLITDSDFQNAVFQEVQNNKLILNSSDLNSSIFSGTQLNGVDFTTSSIDGCEVKLNDLSGATFSVAQTLELAKLMGIIIK encoded by the coding sequence ATGAAAAATAAAATACAAGAGCCAAAAATAAGCAATAATTTGGGGATACCAACGAATGTAATTGATGAAATTTTTGAAGAGGAATACTTAGAAAATAAAATAATTGAAAATACTACAATATCAGGTATTTATGAAGTTAGGCTTAGTTTGAATTCTTGTATATTTAAAAATGTGGAATTTGAAAGTTGCGATTTTAGAAAAATTGATATAACTGATGTGATATTTGAAAATTGTAATTTATCGAATATTAATTTTGATGATAGTGGTATTTATCGAACTAAATTTGTAAATTGCAAGTTGACCGGAACGTTGTTTGAAGATGCGATTTTAAAAGATGTTGAATTTAAAGATTGTTTAGGTAGATATTCTAATTTTTCATTTTCAAAATTTAAGGGAGTTTTAATTACAGATTCAGATTTTCAAAATGCAGTTTTCCAAGAAGTACAAAATAATAAACTAATATTAAATTCTTCAGATTTAAATAGTTCTATATTTAGTGGAACTCAATTGAATGGGGTTGACTTTACGACTTCTAGTATAGACGGTTGTGAAGTTAAACTAAATGATCTAAGTGGAGCTACATTTTCGGTTGCACAAACTTTAGAGTTAGCTAAACTAATGGGGATAATAATAAAATAG
- a CDS encoding bacteriorhodopsin, whose translation MKHEIILINWACIFLMLVGMLMIIFMRKKIDYVPKKFYNLSFYALLISVSLYIIKAIFMNIHPSRSFYMIIIYLDWLIITPMLINILGSIGMYYDHKNKKLVLGIIFVYLIMAISFITSNNTTGFTNGITLLISCVFFIINFWLIWGPLENIASLQGCYEYKLYKLLALFTTIIWIGYPALWGIGPRVLDIINHKLYIYFRIIIPTIYKLGFIFIALHGVKKVNKIKQH comes from the coding sequence ATGAAGCACGAAATTATATTGATAAATTGGGCATGTATATTCCTTATGTTAGTAGGAATGCTTATGATAATATTTATGAGAAAAAAGATAGATTATGTTCCTAAGAAATTTTATAATTTAAGTTTTTATGCGTTATTAATCTCAGTATCTTTATATATCATTAAAGCTATTTTTATGAACATACATCCAAGTAGGAGTTTTTACATGATAATTATATATTTAGATTGGTTGATTATAACTCCTATGCTAATTAATATATTAGGATCAATTGGAATGTATTATGATCATAAAAACAAGAAGCTTGTATTAGGTATAATTTTTGTATATTTGATTATGGCAATTAGCTTTATAACTTCAAACAATACAACTGGCTTTACAAATGGTATTACACTTTTGATTAGTTGTGTGTTTTTTATTATAAACTTCTGGCTAATTTGGGGACCTTTAGAAAATATAGCTAGTCTTCAAGGGTGTTACGAATATAAATTATATAAACTATTAGCTTTGTTTACTACAATAATTTGGATAGGATATCCTGCATTATGGGGAATAGGGCCTAGGGTTTTAGATATAATAAATCATAAATTATATATATATTTTAGAATAATAATTCCTACTATATATAAGTTAGGATTTATATTTATAGCATTACATGGAGTGAAAAAGGTAAATAAAATTAAACAGCATTAA
- a CDS encoding YaiI/YqxD family protein, with product MKILIDADGCPVVDITIEVAKKLGIEVILMCDTSHIFNKQGIETIILSKGADSVDFALVNKVKKGDIVVTQDYGLAAMVLAKSGNPINQNGKLYTSENIDQLLFTRHISKKARNAGSRMKGPKKRQKEDDINFKDNLIKLINNLNNSSM from the coding sequence ATGAAAATTTTAATAGATGCAGATGGATGCCCTGTTGTTGATATAACTATAGAAGTTGCGAAAAAACTTGGAATAGAAGTAATACTAATGTGTGATACTTCTCATATATTTAATAAGCAAGGTATAGAAACTATAATTTTATCTAAAGGGGCAGACTCTGTAGATTTTGCATTAGTAAACAAGGTTAAGAAAGGTGATATAGTAGTAACTCAAGATTATGGACTTGCGGCTATGGTTTTAGCTAAATCAGGTAATCCAATAAATCAAAATGGTAAGCTTTATACAAGTGAAAATATTGATCAATTATTATTTACAAGACACATATCTAAAAAAGCTAGAAATGCAGGTTCCAGAATGAAAGGACCTAAAAAAAGACAAAAAGAAGATGATATAAACTTTAAAGATAACTTAATTAAATTAATCAACAATCTTAACAATTCATCCATGTAA
- a CDS encoding type IA DNA topoisomerase — MKLILAEKPSVAKTIASFLGAKTKRDGYFEGNGYIVTYAVGHLVSLYDVKDYDKSYAGSWKSENFPFIPDKFRFKVDGSKSKQFNIVKSLIHRDDVEEIINATDNDREGELIAFLIFLTAKNKKPIKRILVNEWTPEDIKRGLSTLKTDEQMRNLQAAGYTRLVTDWLIGINFTSMTTLKYGNGKLLNIGRVILPTVKLVYDRDMEIANFIPKTYYEIEGNFSCTNGKYKGKYIKGKESKFDSMDDANKVIDSITSPTGIVKDKKVTTSKEYAPKLFSLTSLQGYITSKYSSFTSDKVLKVCQSLYEGKGKGGYITYPRTDSIYLEESLAGKASQTLEKLKVGLPYADKIKFTKSKRVFDSSKVDSHSAIMPTYIIPNKLTPDEEIVYNAIKDRFVANFMPPAEYENTEIHTFVDDHKFLTKGKVLKVKGYLEVYNKEEKDDLLPFVNKDEVVDVVKMDILTKQTTPPKSYTEDTLLKAMKNCGKNVSDEDTAVLSGYSIGTSATRAEVLKKISEVGYVNKKGKSYYITDLGKNLVEIFPLKDLLDVDYTGKLEKSLSDIQRGEFTRSEYLTNIMNFIVNGVEAIKNDSNKNISTEVYSYNPKTKRYSKGTFSNDGAKQESFGKCPVCQNDVVECSKGYICTNYKECKFGIWNSDKFLLALKKKPNKTMVKSILKSGSAKVKGLTSKSGNKFDAILKYTKKDNGYFSWDMEFENDKEKEKEK; from the coding sequence ATGAAACTAATATTAGCAGAAAAACCCTCTGTTGCTAAAACAATAGCCTCATTTTTAGGTGCTAAAACTAAACGTGATGGATATTTTGAAGGAAATGGCTATATAGTTACTTATGCTGTAGGTCATTTAGTATCTTTGTATGATGTTAAAGATTACGATAAGTCTTATGCAGGATCTTGGAAAAGTGAAAACTTTCCTTTTATACCTGATAAATTTAGATTCAAAGTTGACGGGTCTAAATCTAAGCAATTTAATATAGTAAAATCGTTAATTCATAGAGACGATGTTGAAGAAATTATAAATGCTACAGATAATGACCGTGAAGGTGAACTGATAGCTTTTTTGATTTTTCTAACAGCTAAAAATAAAAAGCCTATAAAAAGAATACTAGTAAATGAATGGACTCCTGAAGATATTAAAAGAGGCCTTTCAACTTTAAAAACAGATGAACAGATGAGAAATCTACAAGCTGCAGGCTATACAAGACTAGTAACTGATTGGCTAATTGGAATTAATTTTACATCAATGACTACTTTAAAATACGGAAATGGAAAGCTATTAAATATTGGTAGAGTTATACTTCCAACTGTAAAGTTAGTTTACGATAGAGATATGGAAATAGCTAATTTTATTCCTAAAACATATTATGAAATAGAAGGAAACTTCAGTTGTACTAATGGTAAATATAAAGGTAAGTATATAAAAGGAAAAGAATCAAAATTCGATAGTATGGATGATGCTAACAAAGTAATCGATAGTATAACATCCCCTACTGGTATTGTTAAAGATAAGAAAGTTACAACATCTAAAGAGTATGCTCCTAAGTTATTTAGTTTAACATCTCTTCAAGGTTACATAACTTCTAAATACTCTAGCTTTACTTCTGATAAAGTATTGAAAGTGTGTCAGTCTTTATATGAAGGTAAGGGAAAAGGTGGATATATAACATATCCAAGAACTGATTCTATATACTTAGAAGAAAGCTTAGCTGGTAAGGCATCTCAAACTTTAGAAAAACTTAAAGTTGGACTTCCTTATGCAGATAAAATTAAATTTACTAAAAGTAAAAGAGTTTTTGATTCTTCAAAAGTTGATAGCCATAGTGCCATTATGCCAACTTACATAATTCCTAATAAGCTAACTCCTGATGAAGAAATTGTATATAATGCTATAAAAGATAGATTTGTAGCTAACTTCATGCCTCCTGCTGAATATGAAAACACTGAAATTCATACTTTCGTGGATGACCATAAATTTTTAACAAAAGGTAAAGTTCTTAAAGTTAAAGGATACTTAGAAGTATATAATAAAGAAGAAAAAGATGATTTACTGCCGTTTGTTAACAAAGATGAAGTTGTAGATGTTGTTAAAATGGATATATTAACAAAACAAACTACACCTCCTAAATCTTATACAGAAGATACGCTGCTTAAAGCTATGAAAAACTGCGGTAAAAATGTATCTGATGAGGATACAGCAGTTTTATCAGGTTACTCAATAGGTACTTCTGCTACTCGTGCTGAAGTTTTAAAGAAAATTTCAGAAGTGGGCTATGTAAATAAAAAAGGTAAATCTTATTATATTACTGATTTAGGTAAAAACTTAGTTGAAATATTCCCTTTAAAGGATTTACTAGATGTTGATTACACTGGTAAACTTGAAAAAAGCTTAAGTGATATTCAAAGAGGAGAGTTCACTAGAAGTGAGTACCTTACAAATATAATGAACTTCATAGTAAATGGAGTTGAGGCTATAAAAAATGATAGTAATAAAAATATTAGTACTGAAGTTTATAGCTATAATCCTAAAACCAAAAGATATTCTAAGGGAACTTTCTCTAATGATGGAGCAAAACAAGAAAGCTTTGGAAAATGTCCAGTCTGTCAAAATGACGTGGTTGAATGTTCTAAAGGTTATATTTGCACCAATTATAAAGAATGTAAATTTGGAATTTGGAATAGTGATAAATTCTTATTAGCTTTAAAGAAAAAACCTAATAAAACTATGGTAAAAAGTATTTTAAAAAGTGGCTCTGCTAAAGTTAAAGGTTTGACTAGCAAAAGTGGAAATAAATTTGATGCTATTTTAAAATATACTAAAAAAGATAATGGGTATTTCTCTTGGGATATGGAATTTGAGAACGATAAAGAAAAAGAAAAAGAGAAGTAA